In Fusarium oxysporum Fo47 chromosome VII, complete sequence, the following proteins share a genomic window:
- a CDS encoding fungal-specific transcription factor domain-containing protein — MECKENNTRRKRHRKASSPVYNHRPSPQPAPVQTFQTIRDAINSPDVPASDIGPPSPVSEAQTSTRVVTQDSPNSYPLYFHIYDHLHPPSSATENAELAYKPTPRPSASSCTQERVPVVDLVDMQLPPSEIASLLLDSYIHNTHWYQLVVHEPSFRLEFNEMIRCGSIPPHRFSFLILSMVVLAMGSTFANERAMNQICPGFDLKALQKKMIRKAESNFFEIFEIPTIESAQVGTLLTTYLGFHDNRPRRAYVVLGAALKAALSIGLHNESSWREIDSTQREIRKRCWRALCISETFVAVNCGRPSLINQTHWETKMLRNIDDTQIRCPGFDSTELFEDGSRQDVTILSYQMHMFNLYTVIFDIMEIFYRQKATPIQHIIDQAKSIRERLNTWKRNIPPELTLSSFKSERLEPEVNGIIEVFKVQALALELLYYNAQIILYRPFLTYRSARHLDINKPGTPINSSEIPGAVEGTVVKEIDLEFYRTCRSECWEAAMKTTKIRDYQDILRLAGRTLIAPFIGIHCFTAGAVLCLFALSSPLTATAQESKRALGKLVTMPQLLNSPTTLSKQSANIMKDLLQLILTEEMKGLTSGRLDHMDGPELSRESAESIAQSSQSLDKLVTSRPGESPYPTQSRRATNDGRLSSSITATEDVTNTSRTRNEAQVPPQHRPIMGTNTFDDAVTALQSGLYSRDLCSW; from the exons ATGGAATGCAAAGAAAACAACACAAGAAGAAA GCGGCATCGCAAAGCCTCATCCCCTGTATATAACCATCGCCCATCCCCTCAGCCTGCACCCGTTCAAACATTCCAGACTATCCGAGACGCCATAAATAGCCCAGACGTCCCTGCAAGCGATATTGGCCCACCGTCTCCGGTGTCTGAAGCACAGACTAGCACTCGAGTCGTGACTCAGGACAGTCCGAACTCATACCCATTATATTTCCAT ATATATGACCACTTGCATCCTCCATCAAGCGCCACTGAAAATGCTGAATTGGCTtacaaacccactccacGCCCATCCGCCTCCTCTTGCACCCAGGAAAGGGTTCCAGTTGTGGACTTGGTCGACATGCAGTTGCCACCCTCGGAAATTGCATCTTTACTCCTGGATTCATACATCCACAACACCCATTGGTATCAGCTGGTAGTTCACGAGCCGTCCTTTAGGCTGGAGTTCAACGAGATGATCCGATGTGGGTCTATTCCACCCCATCGATTCTCATTCCTCATACTTTCTATGGTTGTTCTTGCCATGGGCTCTACCTTTGCCAACGAAAGAGCCATGAACCAAATCTGTCCTGGCTTTGATCTAAAGGCGctccagaagaagatgattCGCAAGGCTGAATCAAACTTCTTCGAGATATTCGAAATCCCGACGATTGAGTCCGCACAGGTGGGAACTCTGCTGACGACATATTTGGGCTTCCACGATAACAGACCAAGACGTGCTTACGTCGTTCTGGGGGCGGCCTTGAAAGCGGCCTTGTCTATTGGACTGCACAATGAATCATCCTGGAGAGAAATAGACTCGACTCAAAGAGAAATACGCAAGAGGTGCTGGCGCGCACTCTGCATTTCAGAGAC TTTTGTTGCTGTCAATTGTGGGAGACCTTCCCTCATCAATCAAACACACTGGGAAACGAAAATGCTGCGAAATATCGACGACACACAGATAAGATGCCCAGGATTTGACTCTACCGAGCTTTTCGAGGATGGCTCCCGCCAAGACGTAACAATCCTATCCTATCAGATGCACATGTTCAACCTCTACACGGTCATTTTCGACATCATGGAAATATTCTATCGTCAAAAGGCCACACCCATCCAGCACATTATTGATCAAGCCAAATCCATCCGAGAACGACTAAATACATGGAAGAGGAACATCCCCCCTGAACTGACATTATCATCTTTCAAATCAGAGCGTCTTGAGCCAGAGGTCAACGGAATAATTGAGGTGTTCAAGGTCCAAGCTCTTGCACTCGAACTACTTTACTACAACGCTCAGATCATCCTATACCGTCCGTTTCTGACGTACCGCTCAGCACGTCACTTGGACATCAACAAACCTGGTACACCAATTAATTCCTCTGAAATACCGGGTGCGGTAGAAGGTACGGTGGTGAAAGAGATTGATCTGGAATTTTACCGGACATGCAGAAGTGAGTGTTGGGAAGCAGCCATGAAGACGACGAAAATCCGCGATTATCAAGATATCCTCAGGTTGGCTGGAAGAACGCTTATTGCTCCGTTCATTGGAATCCATTGCTTCACTGCGGGAGCGGTATTGTGTCTGTTTGCACTCTCATCTCCCTTGACAGCAACTGCGCAAGAGTCAAAACGAGCTTTGGGGAAGCTTGTTACAATGCCGCAACTCTTAAACTCGCCGACAACTTTGTCCAAGCAGTCAGCAAATATCATGAAGGACCTCTTGCAATTAATCCTTACAGAAGAGATGAAGGGTTTAACATCTGGAAGGTTGGACCATATGGACGGTCCTGAGCTTAGCCGAGAGTCCGCCGAGAGCATCGCACAATCTTCACAGTCATTAGATAAGCTCGTGACTTCTCGGCCCGGGGAAAGCCCATACCCGACACAGAGCAGAAGAGCTACCAACGATGGCAGGTTGTCGTCTTCGATTACCGCGACGGAGGATGTAACGAATACCAGTCGGACCAGAAATGAAGCTCAAGTGCCTCCACAGCATCGTCCCATAATGGGCACCAATACCTTCGATGACGCTGTAACTGCTTTACAAAGTGGTCTGTATTCGCGAGATCTCTGCTCGTGGTAA